One genomic segment of Pseudonocardia sp. T1-2H includes these proteins:
- a CDS encoding branched-chain amino acid aminotransferase yields MSVSFTRTANPAPVSDSRRAEILAEPGFGRYFTDHMVTIRWTAAQGWHDAQVVPYGPIALDPATMVLHYGQEIFEGLKAYTQPDGTISSFRPEANAARFRQSAVRLGMAELPDELFMASLTELLDVDRAWVPPAGGEESLYLRPFMIATEVGLGVKPADEYLYVLIASPAGAYFPGGVKPVDVWLCTDFTRAAVGGTGTAKCGGNYAASLLPQAQAAAHGCAQVAYLDAAEKKWVEEMGGMNLFFVLGSGEDAELVTPELSGSILEGVTRASLLVLAKEIGCQVSERKISAAEWLEGCADGRITEVFACGTAAVITPIGNVKHNDGEVRVGNGEPGPVTTRLRALLTDIQRGKGTDTHGWMTAL; encoded by the coding sequence ATGAGCGTGTCCTTCACCCGCACCGCCAATCCCGCCCCGGTCTCGGACTCCCGCCGCGCGGAGATCCTGGCCGAGCCGGGCTTCGGCCGGTACTTCACCGATCACATGGTGACGATCAGGTGGACGGCCGCCCAGGGCTGGCACGACGCGCAGGTCGTCCCCTACGGCCCGATCGCGCTGGACCCCGCGACGATGGTTCTGCACTACGGCCAGGAGATCTTCGAGGGGCTCAAGGCCTACACCCAGCCGGACGGGACGATCTCCTCGTTCCGCCCCGAGGCGAACGCGGCCCGCTTCCGGCAGTCCGCGGTGCGCCTGGGCATGGCCGAGCTGCCGGACGAGCTGTTCATGGCGTCGCTGACCGAGCTGCTGGACGTCGACCGCGCGTGGGTGCCGCCGGCCGGCGGTGAAGAGTCGCTCTACCTGCGGCCCTTCATGATCGCGACCGAGGTCGGGCTGGGTGTGAAGCCGGCCGACGAGTACCTCTACGTCCTGATCGCCTCGCCCGCCGGCGCGTACTTCCCGGGCGGGGTCAAGCCCGTCGACGTGTGGCTGTGCACGGACTTCACCCGCGCCGCCGTCGGCGGGACGGGCACGGCGAAGTGCGGCGGGAACTACGCCGCCTCGCTGCTCCCGCAGGCCCAGGCCGCCGCGCACGGCTGCGCCCAGGTCGCCTACCTCGACGCCGCGGAGAAGAAGTGGGTCGAGGAGATGGGCGGGATGAACCTGTTCTTCGTCCTCGGCTCCGGGGAGGACGCCGAGCTGGTGACGCCGGAGCTGTCCGGCAGCATCCTCGAGGGCGTCACCCGGGCGTCGCTGCTGGTGCTGGCCAAGGAGATCGGCTGCCAGGTGTCCGAGCGCAAGATCTCGGCCGCGGAGTGGCTGGAGGGCTGTGCGGACGGCCGGATCACCGAGGTGTTCGCCTGCGGCACGGCGGCGGTCATCACGCCGATCGGGAACGTCAAGCACAACGACGGCGAGGTGCGCGTCGGGAACGGCGAGCCCGGCCCCGTCACCACCCGGCTGCGCGCACTGCTCACCGACATCCAGCGCGGCAAGGGCACGGACACCCACGGCTGGATGACCGCCCTCTGA